One segment of Salvia splendens isolate huo1 chromosome 20, SspV2, whole genome shotgun sequence DNA contains the following:
- the LOC121782299 gene encoding probable folate-biopterin transporter 2, giving the protein MGEEERLPVHSDEARELPPPPPGREMRRILYSPVDWLKMLARELHWSFVFGVVIVYGVSQGLGGALARVGTQFYMKDVQKVQPSEAQVYAGITSLPWIIKPLWGILTDVFPISGYQRRPYFVLAGALGIVSMLFLSLHPALHIVLALLSLTAASASVAIADVTVDACVAQKSGLHHSLAADMQSLCSLSSSIGALVGFSLSGIFVHLIGPQGVYGLLTIPAGLVFVVGVLLKEQRISSFAYEQISQNLANAGKAMWNTLKCPDVWRPCLYMYLSFSLGLNVSEGMFYWATDSPAGPSFSKEIIGYIMAIGSVGSLLGAILYQYGLKDYPFRDLLFWVQILSCLSGMLDLVLVLRWNLKLSVPDFVFVVVDASVSQMIGRLKWMPLLVLSSKLCPPGIEGTFFALLMSIDNAGLLTSSWLGGILLHVLNVTRTEFDNMWLAILIRNMLRIAPLFLLFLVPRADPNSSILPDDVVNMKEANEAREESENVELVALVDRTDGGR; this is encoded by the exons ATGGGGGAGGAAGAGAGGCTCCCAGTTCACAGCGATGAAGCGCGGGAgcttccgccgccgcctccgggGAGAGAGATGCGGAGAATTTTGTACAGCCCTGTTGATTGGTTGAAGATGCTTGCAAGAGAATTGCATTGGAGCTTTGTGTTTGGAGTGGTGATTGTGTATGGCGTGAGCCAAGGCTTAGGCGGAGCTCTTGCGAGAGTTGGGACGCAGTTTTACATGAAGGACGTGCAGAAGGTGCAGCCATCTGAAGCGCAGGTTTACGCCGGCATCACTTCTCTTCCTTGGATCATCAAGCCGCTCTGGGGTATCCTCACCGACGTCTTTCCGATTTCGGGGTATCAACGGAGACCTTATTTCGTTTTGGCTG GCGCCCTCGGAATTGTTTCCATGCTCTTCTTGTCACTGCACCCAGCACTACACATAGTATTAGCATTGCTTTCATTGACAGCAGCAAGCGCCAGTGTTGCGATTGCGGATGTTACTGTCGATGCATGTGTGGCACAGAAAAGTGGCCTTCATCATTCCCTGGCAGCTGATATGCAAAGCTTATGCTCCTTGAGCTCCTCAATCGGGGCTCTCGTGGGATTTTCTCTGAGTGGTATATTTGTTCACCTAATCGGTCCTCAG GGGGTATATGGCCTGTTAACTATACCAGCTGGGCTCGTCTTCGTAGTTGGTGTACTGCTCAAGGAACAACGCATATCCAGCTTTGCTTATGAACAG ATAAGCCAGAACTTAGCCAATGCTGGCAAAGCAATGTGGAACACATTGAAATGTCCAGACGTGTGGAGGCCATGTTTGTACATGTACTTGTCCTTTTCATTGGGCCTAAACGTCTCCGAGGGGATGTTCTATTGGGCGACAGATTCACCAGCCGGTCCTTCGTTTTCTAAG GAAATAATTGGTTACATCATGGCAATAGGCTCCGTGGGCTCGCTCCTCGGAGCTATACTATACCAATACGGCCTAAAAGACTATCCCTTCCGGGATCTTCTCTTCTGGGTCCAAATCCTATCCTGCCTCTCCGGGATGCTGGATCTGGTGCTAGTGTTGCGCTGGAACTTAAAGCTCAGTGTGCCAGACTTCGTCTTCGTAGTGGTTGATGCAAGTGTGAGCCAAATGATCGGACGCTTGAAATGGATGCCACTTCTTGTTCTGAGCTCCAAGTTGTGCCCACCTGGCATTGAGGGCACCTTCTTTGCCCTGCTTATGTCAATAGACAATGCCGGGCTCCTCACTTCCTCGTGGTTGGGGGGTATCCTGCTCCACGTCTTGAACGTTACACGTACAGAGTTCGACAACATGTGGCTTGCCATTCTGATCAGGAACATGCTGAGGATCGCCCCACTCTTCCTGCTGTTCTTGGTTCCTAGAGCAGATCCAAACTCCTCTATCCTTCCTGATGATGTTGTCAACATGAAAGAGGCTAATGAAGCTCGAGAAGAGTCTGAAAATGTCGAGCTCGTAGCACTTGTAGACCGCACGGATGGTGGTAGATAG